In one window of Macrotis lagotis isolate mMagLag1 chromosome 5, bilby.v1.9.chrom.fasta, whole genome shotgun sequence DNA:
- the LOC141490126 gene encoding C-C motif chemokine 18-like, protein MTMRVLVTAFFFFLLFSDFYLVMSVEKADVVPCCSNFVAHRIPKSLVIAFVRTSPQCPKPGVLFETKQGLKVCANPAIKWVQKYIKHLS, encoded by the exons ATGACCATGAGGGTCTTGGTGACtgccttcttctttttcctcctcttctctgacTTCTACTTGGTGATGTCAGTTGAGAAAG CTGATGTCGTCCCCTGCTGCAGCAACTTTGTTGCCCATCGAATCCCAAAGTCTCTCGTGATCGCTTTTGTTAGGACCAGCCCCCAGTGCCCTAAACCTGGAGTTCT GTTTGAAACCAAACAAGGACTGAAGGTCTGTGCCAATCCAGCTATCAAATGGGTCCAGAAGTACATAAAACACCTCAGCTAA